The Chanodichthys erythropterus isolate Z2021 chromosome 14, ASM2448905v1, whole genome shotgun sequence genome window below encodes:
- the LOC137036389 gene encoding uncharacterized protein isoform X2 has translation MPELTEMRSADRHIVHCLRCYKPHDNLSVHLARVCMKTSTSEERMEELQKAKASSKEWTRNNRTWTYGQLCDLLPHRRSRITLVKELLQRGFFILNLPQESEMVLEPEDDAAATTVTSSRDPPTTLSSERTKMREAGLHRRFPVKTKFLVGFKEFLMKTLKVPNVQQEVDSVSRFLRYMQPTGSKLSLDFLSKSTETRDLLTTLRRADVRSASILSYVKSIKRFLEYSTARRDLRRKIPQLRKKCRRYAVMLRTLRKTVSKTNEENTCDSRRCAEDAPGIKDCQQILQVAKLDFLRLHGDLVGGKVLSNTDMTLYRYYCEALLVYRHMQRPGAVEGLT, from the exons GTCTGCGGATCGCCACATCGTGCACTGCTTGCGGTGCTACAAGCCTCACGACAACCTCTCCGTTCACCTGGCCAGGGTGTGCATGAAGACCAGCACGTCCGAGGAGCGCATGGAGGAGCTGCAGAAGGCCAAGGCTTCCAGCAAGGAGTGGACCCGTAACAACAGGACCTGGACGTACGGACAGCTCTGTGATCTCCTGCCCCACAGACGCTCCCGGATCACCCTGGTCAAGGAGCTTCTTCAGCGTGGGTTCTTCATCTTGAACCTGCCGCAGGAGTCAGAGATGGTCCTGGAGCCTGAAGATGATGCTGCTGCCACCACCGTCACATCCTCCAGAGATCCTCCAACCACACTCTCGTCTGAGAGGACAAAGATGAGGGAGGCCGGTCTGCATCGCAGGTTCCCTGTGAAAACCAAGTTCCTGGTGGGATTTAAAGAGTTCCTGATGAAGACACTGAAGGTGCCCAATGTTCAGCAGGAG GTTGACAGCGTGTCCCGTTTCCTGCGGTACATGCAGCCCACCGGGAGTAAGCTGTCTCTGGACTTCCTCTCCAAGAGCACGGAGACCCGGGACCTCCTGACGACCCTGCGGCGCGCGGACGTGCGATCAGCCTCCATCCTCAGCTACGTCAAGAGCATTAAACGGTTCTTGGAGTACTCGACGGCAAGGCGGGATCTGCGGAGAAAAATCCCACAGCTCCGGAAAAAATGCAGGAGATACGCTGTCATGCTGAGGACTCTGCGGAAGACCGTATCCAAGACCAACGAGGAGAACACCTGCGACTCCAG ACGGTGTGCTGAGGACGCTCCCGGCATCAAAGACTGCCAGCAGATCCTGCAGGTGGCAAAGCTGGACTTCCTCCGGCTCCACGGGGATCTGGTGGGAGGGAAGGTGCTTTCAAACACAGACATGACGCTCTACCGGTATTACTGCGAGGCGCTCCTGGTGTACCGTCACATGCAGCGTCCCGGAGCTGTAGAAGGACTGACT TGA
- the LOC137036389 gene encoding uncharacterized protein isoform X1: protein MPELTEMRSADRHIVHCLRCYKPHDNLSVHLARVCMKTSTSEERMEELQKAKASSKEWTRNNRTWTYGQLCDLLPHRRSRITLVKELLQRGFFILNLPQESEMVLEPEDDAAATTVTSSRDPPTTLSSERTKMREAGLHRRFPVKTKFLVGFKEFLMKTLKVPNVQQEVDSVSRFLRYMQPTGSKLSLDFLSKSTETRDLLTTLRRADVRSASILSYVKSIKRFLEYSTARRDLRRKIPQLRKKCRRYAVMLRTLRKTVSKTNEENTCDSRRCAEDAPGIKDCQQILQVAKLDFLRLHGDLVGGKVLSNTDMTLYRYYCEALLVYRHMQRPGAVEGLTVSSSVSRGQELNYDVSHALEVYSSP from the exons GTCTGCGGATCGCCACATCGTGCACTGCTTGCGGTGCTACAAGCCTCACGACAACCTCTCCGTTCACCTGGCCAGGGTGTGCATGAAGACCAGCACGTCCGAGGAGCGCATGGAGGAGCTGCAGAAGGCCAAGGCTTCCAGCAAGGAGTGGACCCGTAACAACAGGACCTGGACGTACGGACAGCTCTGTGATCTCCTGCCCCACAGACGCTCCCGGATCACCCTGGTCAAGGAGCTTCTTCAGCGTGGGTTCTTCATCTTGAACCTGCCGCAGGAGTCAGAGATGGTCCTGGAGCCTGAAGATGATGCTGCTGCCACCACCGTCACATCCTCCAGAGATCCTCCAACCACACTCTCGTCTGAGAGGACAAAGATGAGGGAGGCCGGTCTGCATCGCAGGTTCCCTGTGAAAACCAAGTTCCTGGTGGGATTTAAAGAGTTCCTGATGAAGACACTGAAGGTGCCCAATGTTCAGCAGGAG GTTGACAGCGTGTCCCGTTTCCTGCGGTACATGCAGCCCACCGGGAGTAAGCTGTCTCTGGACTTCCTCTCCAAGAGCACGGAGACCCGGGACCTCCTGACGACCCTGCGGCGCGCGGACGTGCGATCAGCCTCCATCCTCAGCTACGTCAAGAGCATTAAACGGTTCTTGGAGTACTCGACGGCAAGGCGGGATCTGCGGAGAAAAATCCCACAGCTCCGGAAAAAATGCAGGAGATACGCTGTCATGCTGAGGACTCTGCGGAAGACCGTATCCAAGACCAACGAGGAGAACACCTGCGACTCCAG ACGGTGTGCTGAGGACGCTCCCGGCATCAAAGACTGCCAGCAGATCCTGCAGGTGGCAAAGCTGGACTTCCTCCGGCTCCACGGGGATCTGGTGGGAGGGAAGGTGCTTTCAAACACAGACATGACGCTCTACCGGTATTACTGCGAGGCGCTCCTGGTGTACCGTCACATGCAGCGTCCCGGAGCTGTAGAAGGACTGACTGTAAGTTCATCTGTTTCTCGAGGTCAAGAACTGAATTATGATGTTTCTCACGCTCTGGAAGTCTACAGCAGCCCATAG